From the genome of Vicia villosa cultivar HV-30 ecotype Madison, WI linkage group LG2, Vvil1.0, whole genome shotgun sequence, one region includes:
- the LOC131652379 gene encoding uncharacterized protein LOC131652379: MMVSIIRSSLSFITGTAFGVYIAQNYKVPNVKTLASMALSMASQIEQAYRKPKPKNRDDDS, from the coding sequence ATGATGGTTTCGATTATTAGAAGCAGTTTATCGTTCATTACAGGCACGGCTTTCGGAGTGTACATAGCTCAGAACTACAAAGTACCCAACGTTAAGACACTAGCTTCCATGGCTCTTTCTATGGCTAGCCAAATAGAACAGGCTTATAGGAAGCCCAAGCCCAAGAACAGAGATGATGATTCTTAA
- the LOC131650264 gene encoding uncharacterized protein LOC131650264 produces the protein MGEDEKVAEYVLKVQKLIQLMKACGETLTDKMIVEKVLRTLTSHFDHVMVSISESNNLETLKLEDLVGSLEAHEIRTVERKGVQDSIQNLQGKNGGSNKFKGKVDKTQGKKPWSNPHKQHAEDRTSESSKRGGGNYRKDKKDKKGVQCYHCENWDHLSKHCWYRKDNGSKKGKDEGENFACLGSDDSEGMMVMAAVADNHVESKIWFLDLGCLNHMTG, from the coding sequence ATGGGAGAAGACGAAAAGGTTGCAGAGTATGTATTAAAGGTGCAGAAACTCATCCAACTCATGAAGGCTTGTGGTGAAACCCTAACTGATAAGATGATAGTCGAGAAGGTACTGCGTACGTtgacctctcactttgatcacGTTATGGTATCTATTTCAGAATCCAACAATcttgaaaccctaaaattggaagatttggttggttcATTGGAAGCGCATGAGATTAGGACTGTCGAAAGGAAAGGAGTTCAAGATTCGATACAAAATTTGCAGGGAAagaatggtggttccaacaaattTAAAGGCAAAGTTGACAAGACTCAGGGCAAGAAGCCTTGGTCAAACCCTCACAAGCAGCATGCCGAAGATAGAACTTCTGAATCCTCGAAAAGAGGAGGAGGAAACTATCGAAAGGACaaaaaagataagaaaggtgTGCAGTGCTATCACTGTGAGAACTGGGATCACTTGTCTAAACATTGTTGGTACAGGAAAGACAATGGATCGAAAAAAGGCAAGGACGAAGGAGAGAACTTTGCATGCCTAGGGTCAGATGATTCTGAAGGTATGATGGTTATGGCTGCAGTTGCAGATAACCATGTTGAATCCAAAATATGGTTCCTCGATTTAGGCTGCTTGAATCACATGACTGGTTAA